From a region of the Synergistota bacterium genome:
- a CDS encoding TRAP transporter small permease subunit, giving the protein MIKLKIINKLNTKLSKVLMYLSLILTIVVVYGVLVRYFVGRADARVIFVSVWLYGSLFVLGGGYTLLEGGHVSVDIIYKKLSQKARKALDIINYILIIACCLIIIYVSLPLAYQSFVQREVDSSLGVVFAPPIWWFKWIPVIGIILILLQAISLMKEVSIK; this is encoded by the coding sequence GTGATAAAGTTGAAGATAATTAATAAACTTAACACAAAATTAAGCAAGGTCTTAATGTACTTAAGCTTGATACTAACCATCGTAGTGGTCTATGGCGTTTTAGTAAGATACTTCGTAGGGAGAGCAGATGCAAGGGTTATATTTGTATCAGTCTGGCTTTACGGTAGCCTATTCGTTTTAGGAGGAGGATATACCCTTTTAGAGGGGGGGCATGTGTCAGTAGATATAATATATAAAAAGCTATCTCAGAAAGCCAGAAAAGCCCTTGACATCATTAACTACATCTTAATCATAGCTTGCTGTCTTATAATAATCTATGTCAGCCTACCATTAGCTTACCAGTCATTCGTTCAGAGAGAGGTAGATTCAAGCTTAGGAGTAGTGTTCGCTCCACCCATATGGTGGTTTAAGTGGATTCCAGTTATAGGCATAATATTGATATTACTTCAAGCTATATCCTTAATGAAGGAGGTTTCCATAAAATGA
- a CDS encoding TRAP transporter large permease subunit — MSGTFTPLLMFIALFAIILLNLPVAFALFLTSIIFGIAFWGWGGLYVVFQGIWTLMNNWALVALPLFVFMSALLEKSGVSEELFTTLYDIFGKIRGSLAIIAVIFGYIIGAMSGVIAAAVSALALIILPVMEKHGYDRKLSIGSILAAGCLPQIVPPSFNMIVYGSVAGVSVGKLFAGGLGVGLVMALVFIAYIVVWSLFNKDKVPVIEEEIPLWEKIASLRFIIGPVIIILGVLGSIFTGMATPTEASGVGAFLSLFYVAIRKKLSAKVLTDSLIVTLKVTSMACWIMAAGSSFSSVFSGIGGKRLMVNFLTSLPGAEITVIVFASAVILFLGMFIDPVSITMIMTPILTPAIVALKYDPIWWGVVFCSLLLVSYLTPPVGLGLYYFKGVAEHISMEEIYKSVVPFIILMVLAIIITMIFPSTIMWFVRTLGRV; from the coding sequence ATGAGTGGAACTTTTACACCACTTTTAATGTTTATAGCACTGTTTGCTATAATACTTTTAAATCTGCCAGTTGCCTTTGCGCTCTTTTTAACATCCATAATCTTTGGGATAGCCTTCTGGGGATGGGGCGGACTATATGTCGTATTTCAAGGGATTTGGACGCTGATGAACAACTGGGCTTTAGTAGCCTTACCCCTCTTCGTATTTATGTCTGCGCTTCTTGAAAAGAGCGGTGTATCAGAGGAGCTCTTCACAACCTTATACGATATCTTCGGCAAGATAAGAGGATCGCTAGCCATCATAGCCGTCATCTTCGGATACATTATAGGAGCCATGTCTGGCGTTATAGCAGCAGCGGTATCAGCCTTAGCGCTCATAATTCTACCTGTAATGGAAAAGCACGGCTATGATAGGAAGCTATCTATAGGCTCAATCCTAGCAGCAGGTTGCCTCCCTCAAATAGTCCCACCAAGCTTCAATATGATAGTCTATGGTTCAGTCGCTGGAGTATCAGTGGGGAAACTCTTCGCAGGTGGATTAGGCGTTGGCCTCGTAATGGCCTTAGTATTCATAGCCTATATAGTAGTTTGGAGCCTATTTAATAAGGATAAGGTACCTGTAATAGAAGAGGAGATCCCCCTATGGGAAAAAATAGCATCTTTAAGATTCATCATAGGTCCGGTAATAATAATCTTAGGAGTCTTAGGTTCCATCTTCACAGGCATGGCCACACCTACCGAGGCCTCTGGCGTTGGAGCATTCTTAAGCCTATTTTACGTAGCTATAAGGAAAAAGCTCTCAGCAAAGGTATTAACCGACTCCCTAATCGTAACTTTAAAGGTTACATCTATGGCTTGTTGGATAATGGCAGCAGGATCCTCCTTTAGCTCGGTCTTCTCAGGAATAGGAGGGAAAAGGTTAATGGTAAACTTCTTGACATCCCTTCCGGGAGCAGAGATAACCGTTATCGTCTTCGCATCAGCGGTGATCCTCTTTTTAGGCATGTTCATTGACCCTGTATCCATAACGATGATCATGACGCCTATACTAACTCCAGCTATAGTAGCATTAAAGTACGATCCCATATGGTGGGGGGTCGTTTTCTGCTCCCTTCTTCTAGTTTCCTACTTAACACCCCCAGTGGGACTAGGATTATACTACTTTAAAGGAGTAGCCGAACATATATCAATGGAGGAGATATATAAAAGCGTGGTCCCTTTTATAATACTTATGGTTTTAGCCATAATTATAACCATGATATTCCCAAGCACCATAATGTGGTTTGTAAGAACCCTAGGAAGGGTTTAA